The genomic window GACAAGGAAAAATTCTTACCATACTTTATTTACAATGTTAAGAATCAGAGCATTGTGACTAAAAAAACCAAGTTGgtaattaatttttcttaatttactaaaaaaaaatactcattcatttgaatagataaaaaaaaaattacttaaatgACAAAACTTAGTCTAATTAACaaaaagttattatattttcCTGTCTATAATGCTAAGCAAAGAAACTTAAgtatattgattaaaaaattggtaatctagagttcggtcgtgaggtaagtaaattatgacaaaaataattaaatacataTCTTTAGCTTGAACTTGAAGGAATAGAAGTTGGTGCCTATTATCTGACTTTGAATATAAGATTGTAACTTCCTTTTTGAGAAAAGCAAAGGTTTTAAAGTATCTCATAGTGGCCAACTATATAAAACCTCATCATAAAGTAAGTATTAATATGGATTCAATAGCAGATTAATACATGACCAATATTACTATAACAGAGATTATCATAATAAAGGCAAAGAGTTTCTGAAAATCTCTTTACTTCTTTTATAAGTCACAAGAGAAAACTAGTAGTTGAGATGGATAGAAGGAATGTTGAAGTGAAAGCAAAACAATCAGATGCTAACAGACATAAACATAAGACAAGAATAGGAGTAAGTTTTGAATATGTGTCTAATTTGTAGAAAGAGAGGCAAAATGCAGAAAATGAAGAACCTTGGAAGTATTGGAAGCAGTGGGAGATTTTCAACAGAAGAATGTGAAGATGAGGATGTTTCGAAGCTGGCCATTTCGACATTTCAAGCTAAGGAAGAAGAGATTGAGAGGAGAAAGATGGAGGTGAAAGAGAGAGTTGAACTTCAACTTGGACGCGCTGAAGAAGAGACGAGGCGTTTGGCTCACATTTGGGAAGTAAGTTCCTTGTTTAGGAAATACATGCAGTCACGCAGTCAGCAAGTTGGATTGCTCGATAAACATTAGACAACTCaaatttaaagtttattttaaaaatttctttaagcACGATTTACCGAACTTAAATTATGAGCAATCCAATCAAGATTGCTTACTATCACTTTCTGAACAAAATTTCTTGAGCGGACTGTCATTTTTGTAAACCGTTCTTCTATTACTTCTTTATATTTCCATATTGTTGATAGCAGAAAACTTCAGTTCTTGAAGTTCAATTGTATCAGTTACACGAATCATTAAAGTCATTTGTTCTTTTTGTCTTTTAATAATCTACTAGGAGCTTGAAGTTATGGAAGATCCT from Trifolium pratense cultivar HEN17-A07 linkage group LG1, ARS_RC_1.1, whole genome shotgun sequence includes these protein-coding regions:
- the LOC123920464 gene encoding uncharacterized protein LOC123920464, coding for MCLICRKRGKMQKMKNLGSIGSSGRFSTEECEDEDVSKLAISTFQAKEEEIERRKMEVKERVELQLGRAEEETRRLAHIWEELEVMEDPMRKEVAMVRKKIDLANKDLKQLGQNYQKKEKEYKEALDTFNDKNKEKNHLVATLTEMLTESERMRIKKLEELCKTIESVSLKQ